In the genome of Meles meles chromosome 4, mMelMel3.1 paternal haplotype, whole genome shotgun sequence, one region contains:
- the LOC123940730 gene encoding vegetative cell wall protein gp1-like — translation MQRETLRLRQRRDPAGRRRGPGELEGGRVASQSEAGGGGGSSSHCARSSCRRRLDPAAMAAAVAEAAPFRPQAADPRLLPIRRGHGNPATASVPWGPLPRPRHQRGRPPAPRLCSVPAQEVSALCPQPGALSAAAGPAPPRFLPSFLSSSAQPPSSSPLPLPPPTRPPPPSSRTQPYTAQRPASRVTGVWESPSEVRARLLRLRSRSQSRANHGRRLFATPPGKSRST, via the exons ATGCAACGGGAAACGCTGCGGCTCCGGCAGCGGCGGGATCCGGCGGGCAGACGGCGGGGGCCCGGCGAACTGGAAGGCGGCAGAGTCGCGAGTCAGTCAGAGGCGGGCGGTGGCGGCGGCTCCTCTTCTCATTGCGCCAGGAGCAGCTGCAGGCGGCGGCTGGATCCAGCGGCCATGGCGGCGGCTGTGGCGGAGGCAGCTCCCTTCAGACCCCAGGCAGCGGATCCTCGACTGCTCCCCATACGCCGGGGACATGGGAACCCGGCAACCGCTTCCGTCCCCTGGGGCCCCCTCCCCCGTCCGCGGCACCAGCGCGGCCGCCCTCCCGCCCCTCGCCTCTGCTCGGTGCCCGCTCAGGAAGTCTCCGCGCTTTGCCCCCAGCCCGGAGCCCTGTCAGCGGCTGCGGGGCCGGCTCCTCCtcgcttccttccttccttccttt CGTCGTCTGCGCAGCCGCCTagctcttccccactccccctcccccctcctacTCGTCCTCCGCCTCCTTCCTCCCGGACCCAGCCTTACACCGCCCAGCGCCCCGCCAGCCGCGTAACAGGCGTCTGGGAATCGCCGTCCGAGGTCCGCGCCCGCCTGCTTCGGCTACGGAGCCGAAGCCAGAGCAGAGCCAATCACGGACGTCGATTGTTTGCGACTCCTCCCGGAAAAAGCCGATCGACCTGA